From Acidovorax sp. FHTAMBA, one genomic window encodes:
- a CDS encoding glycosyltransferase: MALRVLHIGKFFPPYLGGMEVFLADLIQEQRRQGIDAYALVHGEPLPDDPPWLTRVPVQFNLVYAPIAMGFRQALGAAIARLNPDVLHLHMPNNSALWALTLPSARKVPWVVHWHSDVVVSNIKWSVALAYLLYRPFEQALLERAQQVFATSPPYLQASNALRAWHDKCEVVPLGMNLQSTPSAGPIEPILQWRPMTQLRLLSIGRLTYYKGFETLIQAVSTLPGVELLIAGDGELRDNLQTLIESTTPQGSPPAVRLLGAVNDTQKHALLAQCDVFCLASRERTEAFGIVLLEAMQHARPCLVTDLPGSGMPWVVSHAHCGLHVPFEDIDAWRSNLARLQHDPRLRGRLGQNGLRALHQHFSIGPCERATARHYRGLAPGTAPRSSTRGLLVVISTCNNAADITHLLQRVDAIVDAPVLVVDNRSTDATCHLAEQHGAKVLRPLLAMTPWGSLQTGIRHALAQGYETVVTIDAEGRYEVEELPALLEAGRQADMAVAYFAARNSLPRRAAWQWFRWTTGLRMRDFVSGFRLYNRAAMQVAASADATLLDYQDIGTLLLMRREGRRIKEVALAMHTPKLDRSKIFRSWANAVRYVAVSSLLSIAHGRGVQPASE, translated from the coding sequence ATGGCCCTTCGCGTTCTACACATCGGAAAATTTTTCCCGCCCTACCTGGGTGGCATGGAAGTATTTTTGGCCGACCTGATCCAGGAGCAGCGTCGGCAAGGCATCGACGCCTACGCACTGGTGCATGGCGAACCCCTTCCAGACGATCCGCCGTGGCTGACCCGTGTGCCAGTCCAGTTCAATCTGGTGTACGCCCCTATTGCAATGGGTTTTCGACAAGCGCTGGGTGCCGCCATAGCACGCTTGAATCCCGATGTGCTGCACCTGCACATGCCCAACAACTCAGCATTGTGGGCGCTGACGCTACCCAGCGCGCGAAAGGTGCCTTGGGTGGTTCACTGGCACTCCGACGTCGTGGTGTCCAACATCAAGTGGTCTGTGGCTCTGGCCTACCTGCTGTATCGGCCCTTCGAGCAGGCCCTGCTGGAGCGCGCACAACAGGTGTTCGCCACATCACCCCCGTATCTGCAAGCCAGCAATGCACTGCGAGCATGGCACGATAAATGCGAAGTTGTCCCTCTCGGTATGAACCTGCAAAGCACGCCATCAGCGGGGCCGATCGAACCAATACTGCAATGGCGCCCCATGACGCAATTGAGGCTTTTATCGATTGGACGCCTTACCTATTACAAGGGTTTTGAAACACTCATTCAAGCCGTTTCTACGCTGCCCGGTGTGGAATTGCTGATTGCTGGTGATGGCGAGCTGCGTGACAACTTACAGACGTTGATAGAAAGCACCACCCCACAAGGAAGCCCGCCTGCCGTGCGCTTGCTGGGTGCTGTGAACGACACCCAGAAACATGCTTTGCTGGCGCAATGCGACGTATTCTGCCTGGCGTCGCGCGAGCGCACCGAGGCGTTTGGCATTGTGCTGCTGGAGGCCATGCAACACGCTCGCCCCTGCCTGGTGACCGACCTGCCAGGGTCTGGTATGCCTTGGGTTGTGTCGCATGCACATTGCGGCCTTCATGTGCCATTTGAAGACATTGACGCATGGCGCAGCAACCTTGCCCGTTTACAGCATGACCCAAGGCTTCGCGGCCGCTTGGGGCAAAACGGCCTTCGGGCGCTGCATCAGCATTTCAGCATCGGACCTTGTGAAAGGGCCACTGCACGCCACTACCGAGGGCTGGCCCCTGGTACCGCACCTCGGTCGTCCACACGGGGCCTATTGGTGGTTATCTCCACCTGCAACAATGCGGCGGACATTACCCATCTGTTGCAACGTGTGGACGCGATTGTCGATGCACCCGTATTGGTGGTGGACAACCGCAGCACCGATGCCACCTGCCACCTTGCTGAACAACATGGCGCCAAGGTGTTGCGTCCGCTCTTGGCCATGACGCCGTGGGGCAGTTTGCAAACCGGAATACGCCACGCGCTGGCGCAAGGTTACGAGACGGTCGTCACCATTGATGCCGAGGGCCGCTATGAGGTGGAAGAGCTGCCAGCCCTGCTGGAGGCAGGCCGCCAAGCGGACATGGCAGTGGCTTACTTTGCTGCGCGTAACAGCTTGCCGCGTCGCGCGGCCTGGCAATGGTTTCGCTGGACGACTGGCCTGCGCATGCGTGACTTTGTCTCTGGCTTTCGGCTGTACAACCGGGCCGCAATGCAAGTAGCCGCCTCTGCAGACGCCACGCTGCTCGACTACCAGGACATCGGCACGCTCTTATTGATGCGTCGCGAGGGCAGGCGGATCAAGGAAGTGGCGCTTGCGATGCACACACCCAAGCTCGATCGCTCCAAGATATTCAGGTCATGGGCCAACGCAGTGCGATACGTAGCTGTTTCGTCGCTCTTGAGCATTGCACACGGACGCGGTGTGCAACCGGCTTCAGAGTAA
- a CDS encoding tetratricopeptide repeat protein, producing MATSRKTSVFFAVALILGVLGVYLPGISNELIFDDFRLSDGTIFGEYGSLLQFKQRMLSYGSFVWLQELVGDGWWKQRLLNILLHLGTVASLYALLGALLSHAKFPQEFEDQPHFASSRTAALRVGVALFALNPVAVYAVAYLIQRSILMATLFAVLTCWLFVRGLQTRRSVWFAAALGSYLVAVLSKEHALLTAAMAVPLYIYVRRPGWKAIAALAAASSLVLLLAAAAFFGIYGDLVGKVFDPRSEALVRQLEAVRPGVSAQVYPLSVLNEAALFFRYGLLWFVPNVQWMSVDLRPAFPLGVDSWQHVLGALGYVALMSASVWAVLCRRDVLGLAGLCLLFPILWFGTEFATVWVQDPFVLYRSYLWAVAVPGLVAIALTGFKPTTIYTLGILLAMLFGGLALERTLSLKDEGTAWADAAEKIDLKAPLNAVGRSRPFLNLGAHHLDRGSLDLAERAFLTADALGDLGGNARFNLGVTLQQQKKHADALQAFAQAQQRGFGGQSLHYQRGESAFALGQYALAFESFGEALKYTDDAGDADQKKMWALLLQKHADAAVATQQYDIAIRNFETLLETNANHPRLLLGLGMALVGKGDTQRAVPLFERLIATAPSAAAYYGRGVAQYRAGKVKEGLKDIDEAIRLEPRNAQYRQVRAQLESASTSRGTTKR from the coding sequence ATGGCAACGTCGCGCAAAACAAGCGTATTTTTCGCAGTTGCTCTCATTCTTGGCGTGCTTGGCGTTTACCTGCCCGGTATCAGCAACGAACTGATTTTTGATGATTTCCGGTTGAGTGACGGCACCATCTTTGGCGAATATGGCAGCCTGCTGCAATTCAAGCAGCGCATGCTTTCCTATGGGAGCTTTGTCTGGCTGCAAGAATTGGTGGGAGATGGGTGGTGGAAGCAACGGCTACTGAATATCCTTTTGCACCTTGGCACCGTAGCCAGCCTTTACGCCCTGCTGGGGGCTTTGCTCAGCCACGCCAAGTTTCCCCAGGAGTTTGAGGATCAACCGCATTTTGCAAGCTCTCGCACCGCGGCGTTGCGGGTTGGGGTTGCCCTGTTCGCACTGAACCCTGTTGCGGTTTATGCAGTTGCGTATCTGATTCAACGCTCGATCCTTATGGCCACGCTGTTTGCCGTGCTGACCTGCTGGCTTTTTGTGCGGGGGCTTCAGACTCGGCGCAGCGTGTGGTTCGCTGCAGCTCTGGGCAGCTATCTGGTGGCGGTACTCTCCAAAGAGCACGCTCTTCTGACCGCCGCGATGGCGGTACCGCTCTACATTTATGTGCGCCGCCCTGGCTGGAAGGCCATCGCTGCGCTGGCAGCAGCCTCTTCGCTGGTGCTGTTACTGGCTGCAGCAGCGTTCTTTGGCATTTATGGCGACCTGGTTGGCAAAGTGTTCGACCCCCGCTCAGAGGCCCTGGTGCGGCAACTGGAGGCTGTCCGCCCAGGGGTTAGCGCGCAGGTGTACCCCTTGAGCGTTTTGAACGAAGCTGCGCTGTTTTTTAGGTACGGGCTGCTGTGGTTCGTCCCGAACGTGCAATGGATGTCCGTAGACCTGCGGCCCGCATTCCCACTCGGCGTTGACTCTTGGCAGCACGTGTTGGGGGCTCTTGGCTACGTGGCGTTGATGAGTGCATCCGTCTGGGCAGTTCTGTGCCGCAGAGATGTTCTTGGTCTTGCTGGCTTGTGCCTGCTGTTCCCCATCCTGTGGTTTGGCACCGAGTTCGCCACTGTGTGGGTGCAGGACCCTTTCGTGCTTTACCGCAGCTACCTGTGGGCTGTGGCCGTTCCCGGGCTGGTAGCCATAGCGCTGACCGGCTTTAAGCCCACAACGATTTACACACTGGGCATCTTGCTGGCCATGCTTTTTGGCGGGTTGGCCCTGGAGCGTACGTTGTCGCTCAAGGATGAGGGCACCGCTTGGGCGGACGCTGCTGAAAAAATCGACCTGAAGGCTCCATTGAACGCAGTGGGGCGCAGCCGCCCGTTTCTCAACCTTGGCGCCCATCACCTGGACAGAGGCTCGCTGGACTTGGCAGAGCGCGCATTCCTGACAGCGGATGCGCTGGGCGACTTGGGTGGCAACGCACGCTTCAATTTGGGAGTGACCCTGCAGCAACAAAAAAAGCACGCCGACGCATTGCAAGCCTTTGCCCAAGCGCAGCAAAGAGGCTTTGGCGGCCAATCTCTGCACTACCAGCGGGGGGAGTCTGCGTTTGCCCTGGGCCAGTATGCATTGGCCTTTGAGAGCTTTGGCGAAGCCCTCAAATACACGGACGACGCGGGCGATGCCGATCAGAAAAAAATGTGGGCGTTGTTGTTGCAAAAGCATGCAGACGCAGCCGTTGCAACCCAGCAATACGACATCGCTATACGCAATTTTGAAACCCTCCTTGAAACCAACGCAAATCATCCGCGACTGTTGCTCGGCCTTGGTATGGCTTTGGTGGGCAAAGGCGACACCCAACGGGCGGTTCCCTTGTTTGAGCGGTTGATTGCAACCGCCCCCAGTGCTGCGGCGTATTACGGGCGGGGCGTTGCGCAGTATCGCGCTGGCAAGGTGAAAGAAGGGCTTAAAGACATCGATGAGGCCATCAGACTGGAGCCCCGCAACGCCCAATATCGCCAAGTGCGCGCGCAACTGGAAAGTGCCAGTACGTCGAGAGGCACCACCAAGCGCTAG
- a CDS encoding TetR family transcriptional regulator C-terminal domain-containing protein has translation MKDARQPKAVNAARRRPTKPGALAAPLDTPPRPPTAARLLKEQAILAEAENHFAQFGFEGASLESIAAATGISRHNLLYYFPSKEALYQRVLDDVLTQWLAGMEDLSHSDDPQQALRRYIRAKLQYSRERPQGAKVFTKEVIAGAPRYGKAITERVGPLLKTEVRTFERWAREGRIAKVNFTHLMFIIWSVTQAYAEQEAQFALLLGKPALTERDFEHAEELLVRMVLAGLAHQTGTVV, from the coding sequence ATGAAAGACGCTCGCCAGCCCAAGGCTGTCAACGCAGCCCGACGCCGCCCCACCAAGCCCGGCGCTCTGGCTGCCCCCCTGGACACGCCCCCCCGGCCGCCCACGGCGGCGCGCCTGCTCAAGGAGCAGGCCATCCTGGCCGAGGCGGAGAACCACTTTGCCCAATTTGGTTTTGAAGGTGCGTCGCTGGAGAGCATTGCAGCGGCAACCGGCATCAGCCGCCATAACCTGCTGTATTACTTCCCCAGCAAAGAAGCCCTGTACCAGCGCGTGCTGGACGATGTGCTTACGCAATGGCTGGCGGGCATGGAAGACCTCTCGCACAGCGACGACCCCCAGCAGGCCCTGCGCCGCTACATCCGCGCCAAGCTCCAGTACTCGCGCGAGCGCCCCCAGGGCGCGAAGGTTTTCACCAAAGAGGTGATTGCGGGTGCACCACGTTATGGCAAAGCCATTACGGAGCGGGTGGGCCCGCTGCTCAAGACCGAGGTGCGCACCTTCGAGCGCTGGGCCCGCGAAGGCCGCATCGCCAAGGTCAATTTCACGCACCTGATGTTCATCATCTGGTCGGTCACGCAGGCCTATGCGGAGCAGGAGGCGCAGTTTGCGCTGCTGCTGGGCAAGCCGGCATTGACCGAACGGGACTTTGAACACGCCGAGGAACTGCTGGTGCGCATGGTGCTGGCCGGCTTGGCCCATCAAACCGGCACGGTTGTTTAG
- a CDS encoding NAD(P)-dependent oxidoreductase, with translation MDTPASRACGIHAARLNLADYAVNFSDAHPPLTRPQALIEAERCYYCHDAPCATACPTGIDIPSFIHRIAQDNNRGAARAILEANPLGGMCARVCPTEVLCEQACVRNTNEDKPVEIGSLQRYATDAFFAQPGAPLFQRASATGKRVAVVGAGPAGLACAHGLAVRGHDVALFEARPKLGGLNEYGLASYKTTNNFAQKEVEWLLSIGGIEVRTGQQLGRDITLDSLLGAYDAVFLGLGLQGVNALGVAEPTATGLRNAVDFIAELRQSTDLSTLPVGRRVVVIGGGMTAVDAAVQSRKLGAEEVTIVYRRGAEAMSASAVEQQWAQTNGVTIRHWAAPKEVLSEGGAVKGVRFAATALSGGKLVETGETFTLDADMVLKAIGQTFVAEPVGNRIALEGGRIATDAEGQTSQPRVWAGGDCRVGGRDLTVEAVEHGKVAAVAIHAALMA, from the coding sequence ATGGACACACCCGCAAGCCGTGCCTGCGGCATTCATGCCGCACGCCTGAACCTGGCCGACTACGCCGTCAACTTCAGCGACGCTCACCCGCCGCTCACCCGCCCGCAGGCGCTGATCGAGGCCGAGCGCTGCTATTACTGCCACGACGCCCCCTGCGCCACGGCCTGCCCCACGGGCATCGATATTCCTTCGTTCATCCACCGCATTGCGCAGGACAACAACCGGGGCGCCGCCCGTGCCATCCTGGAGGCCAACCCGCTGGGAGGCATGTGCGCCCGCGTGTGCCCCACCGAGGTGCTGTGCGAACAGGCCTGCGTGCGCAACACCAACGAAGACAAGCCGGTGGAGATCGGCTCGCTGCAGCGCTACGCCACCGATGCCTTCTTTGCCCAGCCCGGTGCACCGCTGTTCCAGCGCGCATCTGCCACCGGCAAGCGTGTGGCCGTGGTGGGCGCGGGGCCTGCGGGCCTGGCCTGTGCGCATGGCCTGGCCGTGCGCGGGCATGACGTGGCGCTGTTCGAGGCGCGCCCCAAGCTGGGCGGCCTGAATGAATATGGCCTCGCCAGCTACAAGACCACCAACAACTTCGCGCAGAAGGAAGTGGAGTGGCTGCTGTCCATCGGTGGCATCGAGGTACGCACGGGCCAGCAACTGGGTCGTGACATCACGCTCGACAGCCTGCTGGGCGCCTACGACGCCGTGTTTCTGGGCCTGGGCCTGCAGGGCGTGAACGCGCTGGGCGTGGCCGAGCCCACGGCCACGGGTTTGCGCAATGCAGTGGACTTCATCGCCGAGCTGCGCCAGAGCACCGACCTCTCGACCCTGCCCGTGGGCCGCCGCGTGGTGGTGATTGGCGGCGGTATGACGGCGGTGGATGCCGCCGTGCAGTCGCGCAAGCTGGGCGCGGAAGAAGTGACCATCGTCTACCGCCGGGGCGCAGAGGCCATGTCGGCGTCCGCCGTGGAGCAGCAGTGGGCGCAGACGAATGGCGTGACCATCCGCCACTGGGCTGCACCGAAAGAGGTGCTGAGCGAAGGCGGCGCTGTCAAGGGCGTGCGTTTTGCCGCCACGGCGCTGAGCGGCGGCAAGCTGGTGGAAACCGGCGAAACCTTCACGCTCGATGCCGACATGGTGCTCAAGGCCATTGGCCAGACCTTTGTGGCCGAGCCTGTGGGCAACCGCATTGCGCTGGAGGGCGGGCGCATCGCCACCGACGCCGAAGGCCAGACCAGCCAGCCGCGTGTGTGGGCCGGTGGCGACTGCCGCGTGGGTGGCCGCGACCTCACGGTGGAGGCGGTGGAGCACGGCAAGGTCGCCGCTGTTGCCATCCACGCCGCATTGATGGCCTGA
- the preA gene encoding NAD-dependent dihydropyrimidine dehydrogenase subunit PreA yields MADIRSNFLGIQSPNPFWLASAPPTDKEINVTRAFEAGWGGVVWKTLGEDPPVVNVNGPRYSTLMSQDRRVIGLNNIELITDRPLHTNLEEIKRVKRAWPDRAMIVSLMVPCEEQSWKNILPLVEDTGADGIELNFGCPHGMSERGMGAAVGQVPEYIQMVTVWCKHYSKLPVIVKLTPNITDVRHPARAAKAGGADAVSLINTINSIMGVDLDRMVMSPSTDGWGSHGGYCGPAVKPIALNMVAEIARDAQTAGLPISGIGGITTWRDAAEYIALGCGTVQVCTAAMVYGFKIVQDMCDGLSNFMDEHGYATLDDFKGQAVPTVKDWKNLNLNHIEKAVINQDACIQCGRCHVVCEDTSHQAITFTKEGGVRKFEINEAECVGCNLCVSICPVPECITMRALAPGEVDVRTDRAVTGEYANWTTHPNNPQRVAAAA; encoded by the coding sequence ATGGCAGACATTCGCAGCAATTTTCTGGGCATCCAGAGCCCCAACCCCTTCTGGCTGGCCTCCGCACCGCCCACCGACAAGGAGATCAACGTCACCCGCGCCTTCGAGGCGGGCTGGGGCGGCGTGGTGTGGAAAACGCTGGGCGAAGACCCACCGGTGGTCAACGTCAACGGCCCGCGATACTCCACACTCATGTCGCAAGACCGGCGTGTGATCGGCTTGAACAACATCGAGCTGATCACCGACCGCCCGCTGCACACCAATCTCGAAGAGATCAAGCGCGTCAAACGCGCTTGGCCCGACCGCGCGATGATCGTCTCACTGATGGTGCCGTGCGAGGAGCAGAGCTGGAAGAACATTCTGCCGCTCGTGGAAGACACTGGCGCCGACGGCATTGAACTCAACTTCGGCTGCCCCCATGGCATGAGCGAGCGCGGCATGGGCGCTGCCGTGGGCCAGGTGCCCGAATACATCCAGATGGTCACGGTCTGGTGCAAGCACTACAGCAAGCTGCCCGTGATCGTGAAGCTCACGCCCAACATCACCGACGTGCGCCACCCGGCCCGTGCGGCCAAGGCGGGCGGGGCGGATGCGGTGTCGCTCATCAACACCATCAACTCCATCATGGGCGTGGACCTGGACCGCATGGTGATGAGCCCGAGCACCGACGGCTGGGGATCGCACGGCGGCTACTGCGGCCCGGCCGTCAAGCCCATCGCGCTGAACATGGTGGCCGAGATTGCACGCGACGCGCAGACCGCGGGCCTGCCCATCAGCGGCATTGGCGGCATCACCACCTGGCGCGATGCGGCCGAATACATTGCGCTGGGCTGCGGCACGGTGCAGGTGTGCACGGCCGCCATGGTGTACGGATTCAAGATCGTGCAGGACATGTGCGATGGCCTGTCCAACTTCATGGACGAGCACGGCTATGCCACGCTCGACGACTTCAAGGGCCAGGCCGTGCCCACGGTGAAGGACTGGAAGAACCTCAACCTCAATCACATTGAAAAGGCCGTCATCAACCAGGACGCCTGCATCCAGTGTGGCCGCTGCCATGTGGTGTGCGAAGACACCTCGCACCAGGCCATTACCTTCACCAAAGAGGGTGGTGTGCGCAAGTTCGAGATCAACGAGGCCGAATGCGTGGGCTGCAACCTGTGCGTGTCGATCTGCCCCGTGCCCGAGTGCATCACCATGCGTGCGCTCGCGCCGGGCGAGGTCGATGTGCGCACCGACAGGGCGGTGACGGGCGAATACGCCAACTGGACCACGCACCCCAACAACCCGCAGCGGGTGGCAGCAGCAGCCTGA
- a CDS encoding NCS1 family nucleobase:cation symporter-1 has product MTKSTGSAAHVVGQMPGGAMNPLANEDLLPTTQAQRHWAWKDYAALWVGMVVCVPTYTMASAMLDQGFTWQMAVWLVFVANCIVLVPMLLIGRVGPKYGIPFPVLARASFGVKGANLPAVLRGLVACGWFSINCYFGALALHGFLNILGMGLAGPADGQTISTSQFMCFLAFWAVHIYFIWKGPESIRKLEVIAAPLMIIASIVLVVVLMMKVPSGQLFNLPAKIVEGGPKTWAALTGLVGFWATLALNIPDFTRFAKSQKDQVIGQAIGLPIPMALFSMVGVIGFSASAILYGKAQLFPDGLLTQMGSLAAGVGLLVILLANLTTNVAANLVSPSYDFSQVAPSRISFRTGGLIAAFIGLLFMPWKLLATSGGYLFTWLGGYGTLLGAIAGILLVDYYLVRKTELKVDDLYRRGGDYEYSGGWNVQALVAFALGVLPCLPGYLAVSGVVDKASVAPLLLSLFDFGWFFSLAVAGTYYYLTAKKK; this is encoded by the coding sequence ATGACCAAAAGTACCGGCAGTGCCGCCCATGTGGTGGGGCAAATGCCCGGCGGAGCCATGAACCCGCTCGCCAATGAAGATTTGCTCCCCACCACGCAAGCCCAGCGCCATTGGGCCTGGAAAGACTATGCGGCGTTGTGGGTGGGCATGGTGGTGTGCGTACCCACGTACACCATGGCCAGTGCCATGCTCGACCAGGGCTTCACGTGGCAGATGGCGGTGTGGCTGGTGTTTGTCGCCAACTGCATCGTGCTGGTGCCGATGCTGCTCATCGGCCGCGTGGGTCCCAAATACGGCATTCCGTTTCCGGTGCTGGCGCGGGCTTCATTCGGCGTCAAGGGCGCCAACCTGCCGGCCGTACTGCGTGGCCTGGTGGCCTGTGGCTGGTTCTCCATCAACTGCTACTTTGGCGCACTGGCGCTGCACGGGTTCCTGAACATCCTGGGCATGGGCCTTGCGGGTCCGGCGGACGGGCAGACCATCAGCACTTCGCAGTTCATGTGCTTCCTGGCGTTCTGGGCCGTGCACATCTACTTCATCTGGAAAGGCCCCGAGTCCATCCGCAAACTGGAAGTGATCGCTGCGCCGCTGATGATCATTGCTTCCATCGTGCTGGTGGTGGTGCTGATGATGAAGGTGCCGTCCGGCCAGCTTTTCAACCTGCCGGCCAAGATTGTGGAAGGCGGCCCCAAGACCTGGGCGGCGCTGACCGGCCTGGTGGGCTTCTGGGCCACACTCGCCCTCAACATCCCTGACTTCACCCGTTTTGCCAAGTCGCAAAAGGACCAGGTCATCGGCCAGGCCATTGGCCTGCCCATTCCCATGGCGCTGTTCTCCATGGTGGGCGTGATCGGTTTCTCGGCCTCGGCCATCCTGTATGGCAAGGCCCAGCTGTTCCCGGATGGCCTGCTGACGCAGATGGGCAGCCTGGCTGCCGGCGTCGGCCTGCTGGTGATCCTGCTGGCCAACCTGACGACCAACGTCGCCGCCAATCTGGTGTCGCCGTCGTATGACTTCAGCCAGGTGGCGCCTTCCAGGATCAGCTTCCGCACCGGTGGCCTGATTGCCGCCTTCATTGGCCTGCTGTTCATGCCCTGGAAGCTGCTGGCCACCTCGGGCGGCTACCTGTTCACCTGGCTGGGCGGGTATGGCACGCTGCTGGGCGCCATTGCAGGCATCCTGCTGGTCGACTACTACCTGGTGCGCAAGACAGAACTGAAGGTGGACGACCTGTACCGCCGTGGCGGTGACTACGAATACAGCGGTGGCTGGAACGTGCAGGCGCTGGTCGCGTTTGCGCTGGGTGTGCTGCCGTGCCTGCCGGGATATCTGGCGGTGTCGGGCGTGGTGGACAAGGCCTCGGTAGCGCCACTGTTGCTGAGCCTTTTTGACTTCGGCTGGTTCTTCAGCCTGGCCGTCGCCGGCACCTACTACTACCTGACCGCAAAGAAGAAGTGA
- the hydA gene encoding dihydropyrimidinase: protein MSQALVIRGGTVVNADREQRADVLCADGRIVAVGDGAAAQAPAGAQVLDASGQYVLPGGIDPHTHMQLPFMGTVTMDDFFTGTAAALAGGTTSIIDFVIPDPQEPILDAYRKWRGWAEKSAADYSFHVAITWWSDQVRADMGTLVQDEGVNSFKHFMAYKNAIMCDDETLVNSFKRALELGAMPTVHAENGELVYLLQQEVAKMGITGPEGHPLSRPPMVEAEAANRAIAIADVLGVPIYVVHVSCMESADAIARARARGQRVYGEVLAGHLLVDDSVYRDPDFAKAAAYVMSPPFRPKGHQEALWRGLQSGQLHTTATDHCTFCAAQKAMGKDNFAKIPNGTGGVEERMAALWDGGVNTGRLTPSEFVAITSANAAKLFNIYPRKGFIGEGADADLVLWDPQGTKTFSAKTQFSKGDFNIFEGRTVRGIPSHTISQGRVVFANGDLRAEQGKGRYIKRPAFGANFQAVQKRAQDLAPTAVAR, encoded by the coding sequence ATGAGCCAAGCCCTTGTGATCCGCGGTGGTACCGTGGTCAACGCCGACCGTGAACAGCGCGCAGATGTGTTGTGCGCCGATGGCCGCATCGTGGCCGTGGGGGATGGGGCTGCGGCGCAGGCCCCTGCTGGCGCGCAGGTGCTGGACGCCAGCGGCCAGTACGTGCTGCCCGGCGGCATCGACCCGCACACGCACATGCAATTGCCGTTCATGGGTACCGTCACCATGGACGACTTCTTCACCGGCACGGCGGCTGCGCTGGCGGGCGGCACCACGAGCATCATCGACTTCGTGATCCCCGATCCGCAAGAACCCATCCTGGATGCTTATCGCAAATGGCGCGGCTGGGCGGAGAAGTCGGCCGCCGACTATTCGTTTCACGTCGCCATCACCTGGTGGAGCGATCAGGTGCGCGCCGACATGGGCACGCTGGTGCAGGACGAGGGCGTGAACAGCTTCAAGCACTTCATGGCCTACAAGAACGCCATCATGTGCGACGACGAAACCCTGGTGAACAGCTTCAAGCGTGCGCTGGAGCTGGGCGCCATGCCCACGGTGCATGCCGAAAACGGTGAACTGGTGTACCTGCTGCAGCAAGAGGTCGCCAAGATGGGCATCACCGGCCCCGAAGGCCATCCACTGTCGCGCCCGCCCATGGTGGAGGCCGAGGCCGCCAACCGCGCTATCGCCATTGCCGATGTGCTGGGCGTGCCCATTTACGTGGTGCATGTGAGCTGCATGGAGTCGGCCGACGCGATTGCCCGCGCCCGTGCGCGCGGCCAGCGCGTGTACGGTGAGGTGCTGGCGGGCCACCTGCTGGTGGACGACAGCGTGTACCGCGACCCCGACTTCGCCAAGGCCGCCGCCTATGTGATGAGCCCGCCCTTCCGCCCCAAGGGCCACCAGGAGGCGCTGTGGCGCGGCCTGCAGTCGGGCCAGCTGCACACCACGGCCACGGACCATTGCACCTTCTGCGCCGCCCAAAAGGCCATGGGCAAGGATAACTTTGCCAAGATCCCCAACGGCACGGGTGGCGTGGAAGAGCGCATGGCCGCGCTCTGGGATGGCGGCGTGAACACCGGGCGCCTCACACCCAGCGAGTTCGTGGCCATCACCTCGGCCAACGCGGCCAAGCTGTTCAACATCTACCCACGCAAGGGTTTCATCGGCGAAGGCGCTGATGCCGACCTGGTGCTGTGGGACCCGCAAGGCACCAAGACCTTCTCCGCCAAGACCCAGTTCAGCAAGGGCGACTTCAACATCTTTGAAGGCCGCACCGTGCGCGGCATCCCCAGCCATACCATCAGCCAGGGTCGCGTGGTGTTTGCCAACGGCGACCTTCGGGCTGAACAAGGCAAGGGCCGCTACATCAAGCGCCCTGCGTTTGGCGCCAACTTCCAGGCCGTGCAAAAACGTGCGCAGGACCTGGCCCCCACCGCCGTTGCACGCTGA